Proteins from a genomic interval of Medicago truncatula cultivar Jemalong A17 chromosome 3, MtrunA17r5.0-ANR, whole genome shotgun sequence:
- the LOC11443179 gene encoding uncharacterized protein — protein sequence MLFSMKPLSIYKQPPLLFASLSKQLLHNDDRGIFKERRLIKYSSSFNSCCIVHALKEDSKQYEIDPEKAREALKELDQKIQSLSNREVSSPKLKVSEMKPTREEVISENNGKLEISESFLALLAGGLVLFTILYNVLFLTVIKPAIDGP from the exons ATGTTATTCTCTATGAAACCTCTTAGCATCTATAAGCAGCCACCATTATTATTTGCATCACTTTCTAAACAGTTATTACATAATGATGATAGAGGCATATTCAAAGAGAGGAGGCTCATAAAATATTCTTCTTCATTTAATTCATGCTGCATAGTTCATGCATTAAAGGAAGATTCAAAGCAATATGAGATAGACCCAGAGAAGGCCAGAGAAGCCCTCAAAGAGCTTGACCAGaaaattcaatctctctctAATAGAGAAGTTTCCTCTCCAAAACTCAAGG TATCAGAAATGAAGCCTACGAGAGAGGAGGTGATAAGTGAAAACAATGGTAAGCTGGAAATTTCAGAGTCCTTTCTTGCACTTCTAGCTGGTGGACTTGTTCTCTTTACTATATTGTACAATGTACTATTCCTTACTGTAATTAAGCCAGCCATTGATGGTCCATAA
- the LOC11440148 gene encoding histone H4: MSGRGKGGKGLGKGGAKRHRKVLRDNIQGITKPAIRRLARRGGVKRISGLIYEETRGVLKIFLENVIRDAVTYTEHARRKTVTAMDVVYALKRQGRTLYGFGG; encoded by the coding sequence ATGTCAGGGCGTGGAAAGGGAGGTAAGGGACTCGGAAAGGGAGGTGCAAAGAGGCATAGGAAGGTTCTTCGTGACAACATCCAGGGTATCACCAAGCCTGCTATTCGTCGATTGGCAAGAAGAGGTGGTGTTAAGAGAATCAGTGGATTGATCTATGAAGAAACCAGAGGTGTCTTGAAGATCTTCTTGGAAAATGTGATCCGTGATGCAGTTACATACACTGAGCACGCAAGGAGGAAGACTGTGACAGCCATGGATGTTGTCTATGCTTTGAAGAGACAAGGAAGAACCCTCTATGGTTTTGGAGGTTga
- the LOC11438034 gene encoding THO complex subunit 3 encodes MEEQFSFKNLHSREYSGHKKKVHSVAWNCIGTKLASGSVDQTARIWHIDPHAHGKVKDIELKGHTDSVDQLCWDPKHPDLIATASGDKTVRLWDARSGKCSQQAELSGENINITYKPDGTHVAVGNRDDELTILDVRKFKPMHRRKFNYEVNEIAWNMTGEMFFLTTGNGTVEVLSYPSLRPLDTLMAHTAGCYCIAIDPTGRHFAVGSADSLVSLWVISEMLCVRTFTKLEWPVRTISFNHTGDLIASASEDLFIDISNVHTGKTVHHIPCRAAMNSVEWNPKYNVLAYAGDDKNKYQADEGVFRIFGFENA; translated from the exons ATGGAGGAACAATTCTCATTTAAGAATCTTCACAGCAGAGAGTATTCCGGTCACAAGAAGAAG GTGCATTCAGTGGCTTGGAATTGCATTGGCACAAAACTTGCTTCTGGTTCTGTTGATCAAACTGCTCGAATTTGGCATATTGACCCACATGCCCAT GGTAAGGTTAAAGATATTGAATTGAAGGGTCACACTGATAGTGTGGACCAGCTATGTTGGGACCCCAAACATCCCGATCTTATTGCAACTGCTTCAGGGGACAAAACTGTTCGTCTATGGGATGCTCGTA GTGGAAAATGCTCACAACAGGCAGAGCTTAGTGGGGAGAATATCAACATCACCTACAAACCTGATGGTACTCATGTAGCTGTGGGTAATAGG gacGACGAGTTAACAATACTTGATGTTCGGAAATTCAAACCAATGCACAGGCGCAAGTTCAACTATGAG GTAAATGAGATTGCTTGGAATATGACTGGCGAGATGTTCTTTCTAACAACAGGAAATG GCACTGTGGAAGTATTATCTTATCCATCTCTTCGACCTCTTGATACTCTCATGGCTCATACAGCGGGTTGTTATTGCATTGCAATTGACCCAACTGGAAG ACATTTCGCTGTTGGAAGTGCTGATTCCCTTGTCAGCTTGTGGGTTATTTCGGAGATGCTTTGTGTGCGGACCTTTACAAAGCTCGA ATGGCCTGTCCGGACAATTAGTTTCAATCATACTGGGGACTTGATTGCTTCAGCAAGTGAAGACTtgttcattgatatt TCCAATGTTCATACCGGAAAAACAGTACATCACATTCCTTGTAGGGCTGCCATGAATAGTGTTGAGTGGAATCCTAAATACAATGTACTTGCATATGCTGGAGATGACAAAAACAAGTATCAGGCTGACGAAG GTGTTTTTCgaatttttggttttgaaaatgcttAG